The DNA segment GGCAAGAAGGGGGCCGAGGCGGAGCGCCTGAGGAAGGACATGGAGGCCTACACGGGCAAGGACGTCAGCATCGACATAAAGGAGGTCCGCAAGCCCGAGGTCAACGCCCAGCTGGTGGCCGAGAACATCGCCCTTCAGCTGGAAAAGCGGGTGGCCTTCCGGCGGGCCATGAAGAAGGCCGTGGCCAGCTCCGTGCGCTTCGGCGCCCTGGGGGTGCGGGTCATGTGCTCCGGGAGGCTGGCCGGGGCGGAAATCGCCCGCACCGAGTGGTACAAGGACGGCCGGGTGCCCCTGCACACCTTCCGGGCCGACATAGAGTACGGCCTGGCCGAGGCCAAGACGACCTACGGCGTCATCGGGGTGAAGGTCTGGATATACAGCGGCGACGTCCTTCCCGAGACCGCCGGAGCACAGGTGTAAAGCCATGTTGATGCCGAAGAAGATAAAGTTCAGGAAGATGCAGAAGGGCCGCATGCGCGGGGCCGCCTACCGCGGGTCGGACGTCTCCTTCGGGGAGTTCGCCCTGAAGGCCGCCGAGCCGGGCTGGCTCACCAGCCGGCAGATAGAGGCCGCCCGGGTGGCCATCACCCGCCATGCCAAGAGGGGCTGCAAGGTCTGGATACGCGTCTTCCCCGACAAGCCCATTACCAAGAAGCCCGCCGAGACCCGCATGGGCAAGGGGAAGGGAAACCCCGAGTTCTGGGTGGCCGTGGTCAAGCCCGGACGGGTCCTCTACGAGGTGGCCGGCATCCCGGAGCCCGTGGCCCGCGAGGCCCTCAGGCTGGCCGCCCACAAGCTGCCCATGGCGACCAAGTTCATCACGCGCGAGGAGGCCGTCATATGAAGGCCGTGGAGCTGAGGGACATGACGCGGGAGGAGCTGGAGGCCAAGGAGCAGGACCTCCGGCGGGAGCTATTCAACCTCCGCTTCCAGAGCGCCACGGGGGAGATAGGGAACCCCCGGAGAATCCGGGCCGTCAGGAAGGACATCG comes from the Nitrospirota bacterium genome and includes:
- the rplP gene encoding 50S ribosomal protein L16, whose protein sequence is MLMPKKIKFRKMQKGRMRGAAYRGSDVSFGEFALKAAEPGWLTSRQIEAARVAITRHAKRGCKVWIRVFPDKPITKKPAETRMGKGKGNPEFWVAVVKPGRVLYEVAGIPEPVAREALRLAAHKLPMATKFITREEAVI
- the rpmC gene encoding 50S ribosomal protein L29 translates to MKAVELRDMTREELEAKEQDLRRELFNLRFQSATGEIGNPRRIRAVRKDIARLLTVLGERAGTEKTEVGR
- the rpsC gene encoding 30S ribosomal protein S3, which translates into the protein MGQKTRPMGNRLGIIKTWKSRWYARKDYADCLIEDINVRRHIKERLYHAGVSGIEIERYGQKMRIIIYTARPGIVIGKKGAEAERLRKDMEAYTGKDVSIDIKEVRKPEVNAQLVAENIALQLEKRVAFRRAMKKAVASSVRFGALGVRVMCSGRLAGAEIARTEWYKDGRVPLHTFRADIEYGLAEAKTTYGVIGVKVWIYSGDVLPETAGAQV